A window from Schistosoma haematobium chromosome 1, whole genome shotgun sequence encodes these proteins:
- the DOCK10_1 gene encoding Dedicator of cytokinesis protein 10, variant 2 (EggNog:ENOG410V443~COG:T~SECRETED:SignalP(1-31)), giving the protein MKALLLISPTALVQFLPVILNQFMEIIILSAETSEKCFQQQQQQHQQTAQLSDSINKDLSNTADTSEYLWFRSLKNNYNNMISTNTTNYTTTTTITSSNNSTPDDVLKTAIRVEVVELIDTFTYL; this is encoded by the exons ATGAAGGCATTATTATTGATTAGTCCAACTGCATTAGTACAATTTCTACCAGTTATTCTTAATCAATTTATGGAGATCATTATTCTTAGTGCTGAAACAAGTGAAAAATGttttcaacaacaacagcagcagcatcagcaaaCAGCTCAACTATCCGATTCAATCAACAAAGATCTTAGTAATACTGCTGATACTTCGGAATATTTATGGTTTAgaagtttaaaaaataattataataatatgattAGTACAAATACAACAaattatactactactactactattactagtagtaataatagtacaCCGGATGATGTATTGAAAACAGCTATTAG AGTTGAAGTAGTTGAGCTTATTGACACTTTTACTTACCTTTGA